The following are encoded in a window of Candidatus Methylomirabilis limnetica genomic DNA:
- the speD gene encoding adenosylmethionine decarboxylase: protein MQALGKHLLVELHGCSPELLKKVDVIKGILVCAANACKATIVDTSFHEFNPFGVSGVVVIAESHISIHTWPEYGYAAVDIFTCGDVIKPDVAVEYIATRLQCKKPSVVEVRRGIMPGHHGKLAHKLSASTEKAVDADQELSLVH from the coding sequence TTGCAAGCACTCGGGAAACACCTGTTGGTGGAGCTACACGGTTGTAGCCCAGAGTTGCTGAAAAAAGTCGATGTTATCAAGGGGATCCTGGTTTGTGCGGCGAACGCCTGCAAGGCTACAATCGTTGATACCTCCTTCCATGAGTTCAATCCTTTCGGTGTGAGCGGTGTTGTGGTGATTGCTGAATCTCATATCTCTATCCACACCTGGCCCGAGTATGGGTATGCGGCGGTTGACATCTTCACCTGTGGAGATGTCATTAAGCCCGATGTGGCGGTGGAGTACATCGCCACCCGGCTTCAGTGCAAAAAGCCGTCGGTCGTTGAGGTGCGGCGGGGCATCATGCCCGGTCACCACGGGAAGCTTGCCCACAAATTGAGTGCGTCCACGGAGAAGGCTGTCGATGCCGATCAAGAACTCTCGCTGGTTCATTGA
- the speE gene encoding polyamine aminopropyltransferase: MPIKNSRWFIEALSPEEGHLHGIRRVLFSTQTPFQSLDIMELGSYGKALILDDKVQSSILDEFIYHETLVHPAMFSHPAPKKVFIVGGGEGATLREVLRHPTVERALMVDIDEEVVTRCKELLPEWHRGAFDDPRTELRFLDARRYLEETDERFDVIIIDISEPVEEGPAYLLFTREFYQIVHRCLTDQGIIALQAGSVSLSNLACFTAIHETLRTAFPVVAPYWASVPSFALPWGFAVASKRPDPRALGPDTIDRLIAERIGPDLRYYDGPTHQMSFLLPKYVRRHLEEEKRIIEDNHPLFTFH, translated from the coding sequence ATGCCGATCAAGAACTCTCGCTGGTTCATTGAAGCCTTGAGCCCTGAGGAGGGGCATCTGCACGGGATTCGACGAGTCCTATTTTCCACGCAGACCCCCTTTCAATCTCTCGATATCATGGAGCTTGGCAGCTACGGGAAGGCCCTTATCCTTGACGATAAGGTTCAGTCGAGTATCCTCGATGAGTTCATCTACCACGAGACATTAGTCCATCCGGCAATGTTCAGTCATCCCGCGCCCAAAAAGGTATTTATCGTGGGCGGCGGGGAAGGGGCCACATTGCGGGAGGTCCTCCGCCATCCCACTGTGGAGCGGGCCCTGATGGTCGATATCGATGAGGAGGTTGTCACCCGGTGTAAGGAGTTGCTGCCCGAATGGCACAGGGGCGCCTTCGACGATCCGCGCACCGAGCTCCGCTTCCTTGATGCCAGACGATACTTGGAGGAGACAGACGAGCGGTTCGATGTGATCATCATCGACATCTCGGAGCCGGTTGAAGAGGGCCCGGCATATCTCCTCTTTACGCGGGAGTTTTATCAAATCGTGCACCGATGCCTGACGGATCAGGGGATCATCGCGCTGCAAGCGGGTTCGGTCAGTCTCTCCAACCTGGCCTGTTTTACCGCCATCCACGAGACCTTGCGGACCGCGTTCCCCGTAGTGGCCCCCTACTGGGCCAGCGTCCCCAGCTTTGCCCTTCCCTGGGGATTCGCCGTGGCCTCCAAGCGGCCTGACCCACGAGCGCTGGGACCGGATACTATCGATCGCCTCATCGCCGAACGGATCGGGCCTGACCTGCGATATTACGATGGTCCTACGCATCAGATGTCTTTTCTCCTCCCAAAGTATGTGCGCCGGCACCTTGAGGAAGAGAAGCGGATCATCGAGGACAACCACCCCCTCTTTACCTTCCACTAA